A window from Aerococcus sp. Group 1 encodes these proteins:
- a CDS encoding pyridoxamine 5'-phosphate oxidase family protein, giving the protein MELKDYMNVLENIGACVFSTVNEDGEADARYANVGVANEHGVFFMTAPTTNFYKQLTNNPKIAITGMLKEDGIEVIRLQGTVREIGKEHLEAILKDNPFVQDVYPDEEERSTVQAFQLYKGEGSYQHLQNHVKEEFSFGE; this is encoded by the coding sequence ATGGAATTAAAAGATTATATGAATGTTCTTGAAAATATTGGGGCTTGTGTTTTCTCAACCGTAAATGAAGACGGAGAAGCAGATGCACGTTACGCTAATGTTGGGGTAGCGAATGAACACGGGGTATTCTTCATGACAGCTCCTACCACTAACTTTTATAAACAATTAACCAATAATCCTAAGATTGCCATTACTGGTATGTTAAAAGAGGATGGTATAGAAGTAATTCGTTTACAAGGTACTGTTCGTGAAATTGGTAAAGAACATCTTGAAGCAATCTTGAAAGACAACCCATTTGTACAAGATGTTTATCCTGATGAAGAAGAACGTTCAACCGTTCAAGCCTTCCAATTATATAAAGGAGAAGGTTCATACCAACACCTTCAAAACCACGTTAAGGAAGAATTTTCTTTTGGTGAATAA
- a CDS encoding diacylglycerol kinase family protein has protein sequence MIIVNPGSGDNQGEEYGKRLADFLNGKFDQVNIKKTEGDNDALKFAQEACQGHYDSLFTVGGDGTINEAVNGLAGQDYRPTLGFFPAGTNNTFAQLFNISEDIDQYIEDLDLEERHSLDIGRCNDQYFNYYVCFGKLIEATTGTSSEEKSQFGSFAYLKNILSALPKDDTHPIKIESDSESFEGKASHVFVLLTNQVGNLVFSNEQSNLQDGQFQVYILTDESTGSKLSALKDILFGQLEDNDSIKSFACSKLTTTNSDDNETQVDIDGNDGPYLPCEIELLPKHINFYVPKTQAVQ, from the coding sequence ATGATAATTGTCAATCCAGGATCTGGAGATAATCAAGGCGAGGAATACGGTAAACGGCTAGCTGATTTTCTCAACGGTAAGTTTGATCAAGTCAATATAAAAAAGACTGAAGGCGACAATGACGCCTTGAAGTTTGCCCAGGAAGCCTGTCAAGGCCATTATGATTCTTTATTTACTGTTGGTGGTGATGGAACCATTAATGAAGCGGTCAATGGGCTCGCCGGCCAGGACTACCGACCCACTTTAGGTTTCTTCCCAGCAGGAACCAACAATACTTTTGCCCAATTATTTAATATTTCTGAAGATATTGATCAGTACATCGAGGACTTAGATTTGGAAGAACGCCATAGTTTAGATATTGGCCGCTGTAATGATCAATATTTCAACTACTATGTTTGTTTTGGCAAGTTAATTGAAGCAACCACAGGAACCAGCTCCGAAGAGAAATCACAATTCGGCTCCTTTGCTTACCTGAAGAATATTCTATCAGCTCTACCTAAAGATGATACCCATCCTATTAAAATAGAATCTGATAGCGAAAGTTTTGAAGGCAAAGCCAGTCATGTATTTGTTCTATTAACTAACCAAGTGGGAAACCTGGTCTTCTCTAATGAACAAAGCAATTTACAAGACGGTCAATTTCAAGTGTACATTTTAACTGATGAATCAACCGGGTCAAAATTATCTGCCCTTAAAGATATCCTTTTTGGTCAATTAGAAGATAATGACTCGATCAAAAGCTTTGCCTGTTCCAAGTTAACCACCACGAATTCTGATGATAATGAAACCCAGGTCGATATTGATGGTAACGATGGACCTTATCTCCCATGCGAAATTGAATTATTGCCTAAGCACATTAATTTCTATGTTCCTAAGACCCAAGCAGTTCAATAA
- the nth gene encoding endonuclease III: MLLTDSETLSVLKEIMVLFPDAGPSLNFNSVYQLLIAVMLSAQSTDKKVNEVTPDLFKAFPTPKHLAKASPLDIEPFINKLGLYHSKARYLHAMGQQLIDKYSGQVPSQRKDLESLNGVGRKTASVVLSLGFDQPAFAVDTHISRIAKHHHFVDPNATVREVEKRITKVLPASEWKDAHHALIAFGRTICTARNPQCYRYPQLLPHQEKETKRND, translated from the coding sequence TTGCTTTTAACTGATTCAGAAACTTTATCCGTTCTGAAAGAAATTATGGTCCTCTTTCCCGACGCTGGCCCTAGCTTAAACTTCAATTCTGTTTACCAATTACTCATCGCTGTGATGCTCAGTGCTCAATCCACCGATAAAAAGGTTAATGAAGTGACCCCTGATCTTTTCAAAGCTTTTCCTACGCCCAAACACTTGGCCAAGGCCAGCCCTCTGGATATTGAACCCTTTATCAACAAACTAGGCCTTTATCATAGTAAGGCGCGTTATTTGCATGCAATGGGCCAACAATTAATTGACAAGTACAGTGGCCAAGTTCCCAGTCAACGTAAAGATTTAGAAAGTCTGAATGGTGTGGGGAGAAAAACAGCCAGTGTCGTCCTCAGTCTAGGCTTTGATCAGCCAGCCTTTGCTGTCGATACCCACATTAGTCGCATAGCAAAACATCATCACTTTGTCGATCCAAATGCTACGGTAAGAGAAGTGGAAAAACGAATTACTAAGGTCCTGCCTGCTAGTGAATGGAAGGATGCCCACCATGCTTTAATTGCCTTTGGCAGGACGATTTGTACTGCCCGTAACCCTCAATGCTATCGTTACCCGCAATTACTTCCCCACCAAGAAAAGGAGACAAAGCGAAATGACTGA
- a CDS encoding NAD(P)H-hydrate dehydratase — protein sequence MEKVEIDKSEIIQHFPKRQANSYKGDYGNVVLIGGNQSMGGAIQMAAMACVNSGAGLTTVFTDPVNRPAIHSVIPEVMVSDWRRQDSLKKAIEKADVIGIGPGFGRDHSRFNQIMLLIKQVIAEKILVIDADAISILSQKDQGLDQLSQAKYLVLTPHYGEWDRLSHGEISYHDNEGIQSFVNQYQLNLVLKGAPSRLYFADHSNFYQLAIGNPGMAIGGMGDTLTGMVCGFMGQYTDHEAALKAAAFLHSYIADRIYQDQYIVRPSQIADLLPRVMKEMEAERE from the coding sequence ATGGAGAAAGTTGAAATTGATAAATCTGAAATTATTCAACATTTTCCCAAGCGCCAAGCCAATTCATATAAGGGTGACTACGGCAATGTTGTTCTGATCGGAGGCAATCAGTCCATGGGTGGTGCAATTCAGATGGCCGCGATGGCCTGTGTCAATAGTGGAGCAGGACTGACGACTGTCTTTACCGATCCAGTAAACCGGCCTGCCATCCATAGCGTTATACCTGAAGTGATGGTTAGTGATTGGCGTCGGCAAGACAGCTTGAAGAAGGCCATTGAAAAGGCTGATGTGATCGGCATCGGGCCAGGATTTGGTCGCGACCATTCACGCTTTAACCAGATTATGTTACTTATTAAACAAGTTATTGCTGAAAAAATATTGGTTATTGATGCCGATGCGATTTCTATTCTCAGTCAAAAAGACCAAGGCTTAGACCAATTATCCCAGGCAAAATATCTCGTTTTGACTCCACATTATGGGGAGTGGGATCGCTTATCGCATGGTGAAATTTCCTATCATGATAATGAAGGCATTCAATCATTCGTTAACCAATATCAACTGAATTTGGTTCTTAAAGGAGCACCTAGCCGTTTATATTTTGCTGACCATTCAAACTTTTATCAATTAGCTATCGGCAATCCTGGTATGGCAATTGGTGGAATGGGTGATACCTTGACTGGGATGGTTTGTGGCTTTATGGGCCAATATACAGATCATGAAGCCGCTTTGAAGGCAGCGGCCTTTCTCCATAGTTATATTGCAGACCGCATTTACCAAGATCAATATATTGTTCGCCCTAGTCAAATCGCTGATCTCTTACCCAGAGTTATGAAAGAGATGGAGGCAGAACGTGAGTAA
- the mprF gene encoding bifunctional lysylphosphatidylglycerol flippase/synthetase MprF produces the protein MTPILIIKNKGTSYIMKNIYNRYHKMFKIVFYILLILFFGYLIQNELRSINWSLFFDSLADLPAFTRLALVIFGLLGFSFNGWYDYVATRNYTVTAHSYKILQMGWISQAFNEFIGLSGFTGAALRNNFYQKHGLKPKQAIQISLETWFASFLGLGVLLLIVLLSGKIEGYSLLLPVIYLLYLPLYFFYDKLPLARKLGEKFGLEAITWKKKFAYLSASLCDWVASFTYFYIVMLIFMPHLSPIFAMMVYSFANVVGILSFIPGGLGTFDLTVLLMMQNAGYNPDQVLAAIVILRVCYYVIPWLLACFYVFHNWFTSKLFEEDMKIKAWGKWIVRFVSFLLSVNGLVLISSVISPAVSERIHLLKYLIPRSLQSVSILLVLLIGCTAFILSFGLFKRIRRALWLTLILLPLGAIACMIKGLDYEEAIFLLLSTYLLYQSRFLFTRNHLALNRKNILLSFFACAGLLLIIFLITGHFRHMPFTRHVYLLNPLHIFFYLVIASLLTILVLFSRSERLDFLPPSLDEINLYEQLIAEYGGSEYSHLVYLKDKMIFFNTEQTVAILYRPSSDNLIALGDPIGNSQDFPIALEEFLEYVEHMDMAVGFYEVTPHYLDAFCSLGYATLKIGESAIIDLDDFTFEGKKNKNRRSVRNDMTRAGLYFEVYQPPYNDQFIHDLRQISDQWLNKREEMSFSMGAFYEDYLARERIAVLRDEEAIYAFASIMPISEDMISIDLMRYISHDAGDVMQMLILQLLQWAKDLGYHRFVLGMAPLANVGTKSYASPRDKTLHLVYDFGNRFYGFKGLRAYKSKFRPEWENRYIIYPNQTTLIKILISLLDITHKTRD, from the coding sequence ATGACTCCTATTTTAATTATAAAAAATAAAGGAACATCCTATATTATGAAAAATATTTACAATCGCTATCATAAAATGTTTAAAATAGTATTTTATATTTTACTGATCTTATTTTTCGGCTATCTCATTCAAAATGAGTTACGGTCAATTAATTGGTCCTTGTTTTTTGATTCCTTAGCTGACCTACCTGCCTTTACACGCCTGGCCCTAGTAATCTTTGGATTATTAGGCTTTAGCTTTAACGGGTGGTATGACTATGTCGCTACCCGTAACTACACGGTGACTGCCCATAGCTATAAAATTTTACAAATGGGCTGGATAAGCCAAGCATTTAATGAATTTATCGGCTTAAGTGGCTTTACTGGTGCCGCTCTCAGAAATAATTTTTATCAAAAGCATGGACTGAAGCCTAAGCAAGCCATACAAATTTCCTTAGAAACTTGGTTTGCCAGTTTTCTAGGTTTAGGCGTCTTATTATTAATCGTCTTATTATCAGGAAAAATTGAGGGTTATTCACTATTACTTCCAGTAATTTATTTACTCTACCTGCCTTTGTATTTTTTCTATGATAAATTGCCTTTAGCCAGAAAATTGGGTGAAAAATTTGGCCTTGAAGCTATCACTTGGAAGAAGAAATTTGCTTACCTATCTGCTTCGCTGTGTGACTGGGTAGCTTCTTTTACCTATTTTTATATTGTGATGTTAATTTTTATGCCGCATTTATCACCGATATTTGCCATGATGGTCTATAGCTTCGCTAACGTTGTAGGAATTTTAAGTTTTATTCCTGGAGGTTTGGGGACCTTTGACCTGACGGTATTATTAATGATGCAAAATGCCGGTTATAATCCCGATCAAGTTTTGGCAGCGATTGTTATCCTCCGGGTATGTTACTACGTCATTCCCTGGTTATTAGCTTGCTTCTATGTTTTCCATAACTGGTTTACCAGTAAACTATTCGAAGAAGATATGAAGATAAAGGCATGGGGAAAGTGGATCGTTCGCTTTGTTTCCTTTTTACTCTCAGTCAACGGCTTGGTTTTAATTTCTTCAGTGATTTCACCAGCCGTTTCTGAGCGGATTCATTTGCTTAAATACCTGATTCCTAGATCTTTACAGAGTGTCTCCATTCTTTTGGTCCTTTTAATTGGTTGTACTGCCTTTATTTTATCTTTTGGCCTATTTAAGCGGATCAGAAGGGCATTATGGTTGACGCTTATCCTCTTACCCCTAGGAGCCATTGCTTGTATGATTAAGGGGCTAGACTATGAGGAAGCGATCTTCTTACTCCTGTCGACTTATTTGCTTTATCAGTCCCGCTTTCTCTTTACTCGTAATCATTTGGCATTGAACCGTAAGAATATTTTACTTAGCTTTTTCGCCTGTGCAGGCCTTTTGTTAATCATCTTTTTAATCACCGGGCACTTTAGACATATGCCTTTCACTCGTCATGTCTATTTATTAAATCCTTTACATATTTTCTTCTATCTGGTGATTGCTAGTTTGTTGACTATTTTAGTGCTATTTAGTCGCAGTGAACGACTGGACTTCCTACCACCTTCCCTAGATGAAATTAATCTTTACGAACAGCTTATCGCTGAATATGGGGGAAGTGAATATAGCCACTTAGTCTATTTGAAAGACAAGATGATCTTTTTTAACACGGAACAAACTGTGGCTATTTTATACCGCCCCTCATCGGATAATTTAATTGCCTTGGGTGATCCTATTGGTAACAGTCAGGATTTTCCTATCGCCTTAGAAGAATTTTTGGAATATGTTGAACATATGGATATGGCGGTTGGCTTTTATGAGGTCACCCCGCATTACCTAGATGCCTTTTGTAGTTTAGGCTACGCTACCCTAAAAATAGGGGAGTCAGCGATTATTGATTTAGATGACTTTACTTTTGAAGGGAAGAAGAATAAAAACCGGCGTTCCGTTCGCAATGATATGACCCGGGCCGGCCTCTATTTTGAAGTTTACCAACCTCCTTATAATGATCAATTTATCCATGACTTGCGACAAATTTCTGATCAGTGGCTTAATAAGCGTGAAGAAATGAGCTTTTCCATGGGGGCTTTCTATGAGGACTATCTAGCCAGAGAGCGGATTGCCGTCTTAAGAGATGAGGAGGCGATCTATGCTTTTGCAAGTATTATGCCGATATCGGAAGATATGATTTCAATTGATTTAATGCGTTATATCAGTCATGATGCCGGGGATGTTATGCAGATGCTAATTTTGCAGTTATTGCAATGGGCCAAGGACCTTGGTTACCACCGCTTTGTTTTGGGAATGGCGCCTTTGGCTAATGTAGGAACAAAATCATATGCCAGCCCTCGGGATAAGACCCTACATCTGGTATATGATTTTGGTAATCGTTTTTATGGCTTTAAAGGATTACGTGCCTACAAATCTAAATTCCGTCCTGAGTGGGAAAACCGCTATATTATTTATCCTAATCAGACCACTTTAATCAAGATTTTAATTAGTTTATTAGATATTACCCACAAGACAAGGGATTAA
- a CDS encoding 5-formyltetrahydrofolate cyclo-ligase: MKCKRQALPQSYYHWANEIISHQLVNFSIFYQAKCIFLFSSLPFEFNTQKLINFCFKQGIQIVLPRVQGKSLDLHYIDESTTYQKSRYGILEPQANSPQADISMVDLIILPCLSCNRQGQRLGYGGGYYDRLLADFKGITIIPYFDKLMTSDIPCKDYDIKADYIISESGIFSTNESNDRPFPE, from the coding sequence ATAAAATGCAAACGTCAAGCCCTTCCTCAGTCTTATTATCACTGGGCAAATGAAATCATTAGCCATCAATTAGTCAACTTTTCGATTTTTTATCAAGCTAAGTGTATATTTCTTTTTTCCAGTCTGCCCTTTGAATTTAATACCCAAAAACTGATTAATTTTTGTTTTAAGCAAGGAATTCAAATTGTTCTTCCCCGAGTTCAGGGAAAGTCACTAGATTTGCACTATATTGATGAATCGACCACTTATCAAAAAAGTAGATATGGTATTTTGGAGCCTCAAGCTAATAGTCCCCAAGCTGACATTAGTATGGTTGATCTTATCATATTACCCTGCTTAAGTTGTAACCGCCAGGGTCAACGTTTAGGTTACGGTGGAGGCTATTATGACCGCCTCTTGGCTGATTTTAAAGGAATAACTATTATTCCTTACTTTGATAAACTAATGACCTCAGATATTCCTTGCAAAGACTATGACATAAAAGCAGATTACATTATAAGTGAAAGTGGTATCTTTTCGACTAACGAATCAAATGATCGACCTTTCCCTGAGTGA
- a CDS encoding universal stress protein gives MPEKSIQKIMVPIDGSEPAKAAFEQALEYAHIYQAKLYIFSVAADFLRYDFDDFNLKAHDHELCAYQELLKNYQKEAQAAGITDVTIEARPGDPRKEILDFAEEHEIDLIMMGSTGKGVIDRLLIGSVSEYIMIHAACDVFIAK, from the coding sequence ATGCCAGAGAAAAGTATTCAAAAAATAATGGTACCTATTGATGGTTCTGAGCCCGCCAAGGCTGCCTTTGAACAAGCCCTTGAATATGCTCATATTTATCAAGCTAAACTCTATATTTTTAGTGTAGCTGCTGATTTCTTACGCTATGATTTTGATGACTTTAATTTAAAAGCCCATGATCATGAATTATGCGCCTACCAAGAATTATTAAAGAATTACCAAAAAGAAGCTCAAGCGGCCGGAATTACAGATGTCACCATTGAAGCCCGCCCTGGAGATCCTAGAAAAGAAATTCTTGACTTTGCCGAAGAACATGAAATTGATTTAATTATGATGGGTTCGACTGGTAAAGGCGTAATCGATCGTTTACTCATTGGATCTGTTTCTGAGTATATTATGATCCATGCGGCCTGTGATGTTTTCATTGCTAAATAA
- a CDS encoding universal stress protein: MSIKRKILVAVDDSDQARDAFVEAATIAKAKEANLYLVSVIDEDILSNREESDYSHSLVGQRQELLNNYRQLAKDQFDFDQVNAEVFVGEPKRQIIHLLKEDPAFELIVVGATGKNARERLFMGSVSQFVVRHSPVSVLIVR; this comes from the coding sequence ATGTCAATAAAAAGAAAAATTTTAGTTGCTGTCGACGACTCTGACCAAGCTCGCGATGCTTTTGTTGAAGCGGCCACTATCGCCAAAGCTAAAGAGGCCAATTTGTACCTGGTATCTGTTATCGATGAAGATATCTTATCTAACCGTGAAGAAAGTGATTATTCTCACAGTCTCGTTGGGCAACGGCAAGAGTTACTCAATAATTACCGTCAACTTGCCAAGGATCAATTTGACTTTGACCAAGTCAATGCTGAGGTCTTTGTAGGCGAGCCTAAGCGACAAATCATTCACCTTTTAAAAGAAGATCCTGCCTTTGAATTGATTGTTGTTGGGGCAACTGGGAAAAACGCTAGAGAACGTCTCTTTATGGGCTCCGTTTCTCAATTTGTTGTCCGTCACTCCCCCGTTTCGGTGCTCATTGTACGCTAG
- a CDS encoding ComE operon protein 2, which yields MKRIPWDQYFLSQALVLSMRSTCDRLMVGAVIVRDNRVIAGGYNGSVSGETHCSEGGCYLEDGHCVRTIHAEMNAIIQCAKFGVSTEGAEIYVTHFPCLPCTKQIIQAGIKKVSYLYDYHNHPYALELYQKTGVTVWKRQLEDDFFHQLHQQNLLNCEKEKQSKEKNSFS from the coding sequence ATGAAGCGTATACCTTGGGATCAGTATTTTTTATCACAAGCCTTGGTTTTATCGATGCGGAGCACTTGTGACCGTTTGATGGTAGGGGCTGTGATCGTTAGAGATAATCGTGTTATCGCTGGGGGTTACAATGGGTCTGTCAGTGGAGAAACCCATTGTAGTGAAGGGGGATGTTATTTGGAAGATGGGCATTGTGTGCGTACGATCCATGCTGAAATGAATGCGATTATTCAGTGTGCTAAATTTGGAGTTTCTACTGAGGGCGCTGAAATCTATGTAACACACTTTCCTTGCTTGCCTTGTACCAAGCAAATTATTCAAGCTGGGATAAAAAAAGTTTCTTATCTCTATGATTACCATAATCATCCTTACGCCCTGGAACTCTACCAAAAAACCGGAGTAACGGTCTGGAAGAGACAGTTAGAAGATGACTTCTTCCATCAACTTCACCAACAAAATTTACTCAATTGTGAGAAGGAAAAACAGAGTAAAGAAAAGAATTCGTTTTCATAA
- a CDS encoding aminoacyl-tRNA deacylase — MSKKHKKTNAMRLLDQAKIPYEEAIIPYRDGSFQPQAGKSSYKTLVARSHDHEIIVFVIPLDQELDLKQCARVINSKRVELVHVKELLDLTGYVRGGCSPLGMKKKYRTWYNDSCLEEEKIFVSAGERGKQIGLDPKALIEVTQGKVDHLIR, encoded by the coding sequence GTGAGTAAAAAGCACAAAAAAACCAATGCCATGCGCCTCTTAGACCAGGCCAAGATTCCTTACGAAGAAGCCATCATTCCATATAGAGATGGTAGTTTTCAACCACAAGCAGGGAAATCGTCCTACAAGACCTTGGTTGCCAGGAGCCATGACCATGAAATCATTGTATTTGTGATACCGCTTGACCAAGAACTTGACCTTAAGCAATGTGCCCGTGTGATTAATAGTAAGCGAGTTGAATTAGTCCATGTCAAGGAACTATTGGATCTCACCGGCTATGTACGGGGCGGTTGTTCGCCTTTAGGCATGAAGAAAAAATATCGTACCTGGTACAATGACTCTTGTCTTGAGGAAGAGAAAATATTTGTCAGTGCCGGTGAACGGGGCAAACAAATCGGACTGGATCCTAAGGCTCTAATAGAAGTCACTCAGGGAAAGGTCGATCATTTGATTCGTTAG
- the pnuC gene encoding nicotinamide riboside transporter PnuC produces the protein MKKEYRQSLNLITDILLVAITAWGSFQNGWFNLPNLVSWMGLIGVIGLAKKWQGNFIFNAIQNISAAIVAGRNRIFGDMFTSIYYLFTQIFGFQQWQHHKDESGELIVDEKTNWRLVGFAVLVGFFGLGTVSYFLGGVFIFWDAFNNATAIIAQYMQLVQRKRASWILWLITNLISLYIFLMQGVPQMAIMYFVFSLNACRGFINWKN, from the coding sequence GTGAAAAAAGAATATCGTCAAAGCCTTAATTTAATCACTGATATTTTATTAGTTGCCATCACAGCCTGGGGGTCTTTTCAAAATGGTTGGTTTAATTTACCCAACTTGGTTTCATGGATGGGGCTGATTGGAGTTATTGGTTTGGCTAAGAAGTGGCAAGGAAATTTTATTTTTAACGCGATTCAAAATATCTCTGCTGCTATAGTAGCTGGCCGTAATCGGATCTTTGGTGACATGTTTACCAGCATTTATTATTTATTTACCCAAATTTTTGGTTTTCAACAATGGCAACACCATAAAGATGAATCCGGGGAGCTTATTGTAGACGAAAAAACGAATTGGCGTTTAGTAGGCTTCGCTGTTTTAGTGGGGTTCTTTGGTTTGGGAACCGTTTCTTATTTTCTCGGTGGCGTATTTATCTTCTGGGATGCATTTAATAATGCGACAGCTATCATTGCTCAATACATGCAATTGGTGCAAAGAAAGCGAGCCAGCTGGATTTTATGGTTAATCACTAATCTTATCTCCCTTTATATTTTCCTCATGCAGGGGGTACCACAAATGGCCATCATGTATTTCGTCTTTTCACTCAATGCCTGCCGCGGTTTTATTAACTGGAAAAATTAG
- the gdhA gene encoding NADP-specific glutamate dehydrogenase, which translates to MNAKEYLQETRQLWDKKYEQEPEFLQVLHEFVDSVEPVFEEHPEYIEANLLQILAIPERIIEFRVPWMDDQGKARVNTAFRVQFNSAIGPYKGGLRFHPTVNKSILKFLGFEQIFKNSLTGLPIGGGKGGSDFDPKGKSDQEIMRFCQSFMTELQKYIGPDMDVPAGDIGVGAREVGYLYGQYKRLNGFQNGVITGKPLTYGGSLARTQATGYGAVYFLNNMLAAKGEAIEGKRIMISGAGNVAIYAAEKAQELGATVLTVSDSNGYVVDEEGIDIDLLKDVKENRRERIKVYAEERPSATYYEGVVWEHAIDVDVAMPCATQNELKKPGAEQAVKNGVKYVSEGANMPLDKAATDTLLEAGVFVGPAKAANAGGVAVSALEMSQNSQRLSWTFEEVDQKLKDIMDNIYQQATSAAEKYTNDPYNLIAGANIAGFSKVAQAMLSQGLV; encoded by the coding sequence ATGAACGCAAAAGAATATCTTCAAGAAACACGTCAATTGTGGGATAAGAAGTATGAACAGGAACCAGAATTTTTACAAGTTCTTCATGAATTTGTAGATAGTGTTGAACCTGTTTTTGAAGAACATCCCGAATATATTGAGGCTAACCTATTACAAATTTTAGCTATTCCAGAACGTATCATTGAGTTTAGAGTGCCTTGGATGGATGATCAAGGCAAGGCTCGAGTTAACACCGCTTTTCGGGTTCAATTTAATTCAGCAATTGGTCCATACAAAGGTGGCCTACGTTTCCATCCAACTGTCAATAAGAGTATTTTAAAATTCTTAGGTTTTGAACAAATCTTTAAAAACAGCTTAACCGGCTTACCTATTGGCGGAGGTAAGGGCGGTTCTGACTTTGATCCTAAGGGGAAATCTGACCAAGAAATCATGCGCTTTTGTCAAAGCTTTATGACCGAATTACAAAAATATATTGGCCCTGATATGGATGTTCCAGCAGGGGATATTGGTGTGGGTGCCCGTGAAGTTGGCTACTTATACGGCCAATATAAACGTCTAAATGGTTTCCAAAATGGTGTGATTACCGGAAAACCTTTAACTTATGGAGGTTCACTCGCTCGTACCCAAGCCACTGGTTATGGGGCAGTTTACTTCTTGAATAATATGTTAGCTGCCAAGGGAGAAGCAATTGAAGGTAAACGGATTATGATCTCTGGGGCTGGTAATGTGGCTATTTATGCTGCTGAAAAGGCTCAAGAACTTGGCGCTACTGTCCTTACAGTCTCTGACTCCAATGGTTACGTCGTCGATGAAGAAGGCATCGATATTGATTTACTAAAAGACGTCAAGGAAAATAGACGTGAACGGATCAAGGTGTACGCTGAAGAACGACCAAGTGCTACTTATTATGAAGGTGTCGTTTGGGAACACGCTATTGATGTTGATGTGGCGATGCCATGTGCTACTCAAAATGAACTGAAAAAACCGGGTGCTGAACAAGCCGTTAAGAATGGGGTTAAATATGTTTCTGAAGGTGCCAATATGCCTTTAGATAAAGCTGCAACAGATACCCTTCTTGAAGCCGGTGTATTTGTCGGCCCAGCTAAAGCAGCTAATGCAGGTGGGGTGGCCGTATCAGCCTTAGAAATGTCTCAAAATAGTCAAAGATTATCTTGGACCTTTGAAGAAGTCGACCAAAAATTAAAAGATATCATGGACAATATCTATCAACAAGCGACTTCAGCCGCTGAAAAATACACCAATGACCCTTATAACTTAATTGCAGGAGCAAACATTGCTGGTTTTAGTAAAGTTGCTCAAGCGATGTTATCTCAAGGACTTGTTTAA